The Raphanus sativus cultivar WK10039 chromosome 6, ASM80110v3, whole genome shotgun sequence sequence TCATCCTCTTCTCGGCGCCAACCTCATCTTCCCCCACGCGGCTAATTGTTTCCGGCAACTTGTCTGAGGCAAGAGAGGGGCTCTCTAGCTGAGGAAGCTGAGATAATTCATCATCACCCATGGATTTGAGGTACATAGAGCCAAAGAGTCCATCATCGATGATTTGGTTGGCCTCAAAGGGTAGTTCTTGCTTAAACGGTGTGACCGCTAGACCATCAGTGTTATGTTTGGCGCGCTTGATGAGGACGTTCTTGTCGAGAGGTTCCAAGAGGGTAGCGTCGTCGTATAGGAAACAGTTTGGATCCCaaagttgtcttttttttgttggtacGGTCGTCGTTCGTTTCTTAAATGCTCTACACACCACCCATCCTTCTTCCTGCTTCACCATTTTGATTCACATCAATAActgacttttttttgtttcttttacgTACTTTTCAGACCAAGAAAGAGACACGCAAAACACTAGCTATAGCCTACATATGTATTAAAAACAATTGTTTTGTCATAGTGGGAGCCTAGTATTAATATGATCTCTGAAAAGGTGAACTTCTATAAGTTAAGAGAAAAAGTACTGAAGAATACGTCATAATGTATAAATGTACCTGCGGAGGAGCGTTCTGGTGGGATTCTAGGCTGTAGTATTCATGGATGATCCAGTCGGATTTTTGGCCGTTTGGAGCTCGACCACGGTAAAAGACGAGAGTCTTTCTCATACCAATTAGTTTGGAGTTGAGGTAAACGGCCTTGTCCCGGCCTGTGGCTTTCCAGAAACCAGCCATGGTGGCTCGGTTAGTCCTCGTCCCAGTCGGATACTTCTTGTCTTTGTGGCTGAAAAAGTACCACTCTTTTTGCTCCTCGTACCCTATCCTGCATCTCTCTACACGTGTATCCAGTATCATAGATCTTATAACTCTTTAAATCTACGAATTCTAGCATTAACTTATATGTGGATCGACATCGATAGCGCAAGAATGATGAGTTGCTTGGATGTGTAATTGTCGCCCGTTTATTCATAAGTtatgaaaaccctaatttctccaTGGACATGTCTAAAGATTTACACTAATCTTATATGGATGCATATATAAAGACGGGAccaaatgtttaaaaatatattcaatataaACGATTGATCATcaaacatcaaatatatatttatatatacgagtataagtatatgtatatattgcGATTCAGAAGCatataagagagagagagatatatatACCTTGTAAATCCCATGGTTCGATCTTGTAGAGATCAATTTCTCTGATAACATCCAGATCAATACTTTGGGATGCGACTTTCTTCTTGAGGTAATATCCAACAAGCTCTTCATCTGTCGGATGAAACCTAAAACCAGGCGGTATAGACGACTCTTGATCCACCGGCCCCATCATCTTTTCAAGTGTTTATATTTTGCTGGTTTCTTCTTGATCGAGTAAGATCGACCATATAGAAGAAACCCCAACCGACTCTATCAATAAAATCAGAGAGCGAGAAGATGCTAATTAGGTATAGAAAAGAGAGATATATGGACCGTCCACTTGAACGTCGACGTGTGTGGTTTAGACTTCAGAGTGTAATCATATGCTCATTTCGCGTTGGCCTCACTAACCATCACTGCTTCTATGCGTGCGCGTATACATATGcacatatatgtatttatatacgAAAATTGTATCTACGTTGTGGATATACATATATAGGTACAGAAATGTATGaatctaataattaatatatgaaacCAAGGTAATGATTATGTTCGAACTTAGAACGGGGATAATGGAAAaggaattatttttatttttaaaaggtgGGTGGCTCCGTTTTGAGAGAAACGGGAGAGAGAAGCTGAAAATATCATCATTTTGCTTGGTGTTACTTCATGCTCCAAATgatgtcttcttcttcaatcctgtattctctatttttaaatcaattttctATTATTCCTATTATATATACTATTCCCCAAATATGGAAAAGAACTACTGGAATTACTGAAGATCGATGTCATATTGTTACATTTTCAGATACAACATGCATGACGTTTGTGTAGCTGATGTAACACCTTTATTGTCTGTTTGTCGTTAATTCTCGTGTCAGCACTCTAATTTCTGTGTTCGTCAAAACAACTACATGTTTCTCACTTATACGTTCCATCTCACGcctacatattatatatatacacatatatttatagTGTATTTTACCTAGAAAGGTAGTCAGTGATTAAGTGAACTGAAAATCCGATCGAGTAAATAACTTACTGAATATATATgcgtgagtttttttttgtatgttggCCACCCAAAGAAGGATTGTAGTGTATACATAAGATGATTATTGTAGAActaaaaattagggttttgtgaTATGAATCTCTTATAAGTAGAGCTGTACATTTTATccattaaatttgatttgattcgttattcgtttcgattcgGTTCgaaaattttggatattcgTGAATCTCCGAAGTAAAGCagatactaaaaataaatatttgctaaaatcgaaaaaaatcacaaatattaaaattttgggaagcggaTATCCGCTCCGATCCtacaatatataatacatgtatatcttgattatatttaaagttttaaatgtataaaattatataattattattctaacatatgatttgacaaattctattcacattattacttatataaaaatattacataaaaagaagagaataaaattttgacaactataattttttcctacgttttgtgttattataattgttcatgaagtttaaaaatttacaaaatatgtagattcattacttattttaatttttgttttatatatcatttaaaaatattttacaaaataaatttgtatctaatttttaatattatttgtattaatcaaaatggatgagatatatcatatatataaacattcaTAAATATTCGTAGATATCTATTCATTTATTggatatccgtatttttccgaagcaaattAAATCGAAAGTTTAAATATCCGTAATATacaaagcaaatcacaaatacatTTAAAAGTCCGGATATCCAATCTTTGAGCCTTACTTATAAGCACAAGAAATACATGTGTTTGAAAGTCTTGGATGGCTGTATAATAAAGAGAAAAAGggtaaaacaataaattttaaataaatattgaggGATATATAATCATACTACAAGCGTAGTAAATGGTCTAAAGACTCGCTCGCTATATAGAATTTGACAATGGACACTGTGGAGCCCTTCCGCTGCGCATGGCTTCCATGGTTTgtgtaattaatttttataggAGTCAACTTCTACTAGGGGGAATTTGGTCATTTTCAGCGCAGCTGGTGGAAGAACAATGCGAAGAATGCtgggaaagaaaaagaaaaggtgaAGTGGAACACACGTGGCTAAGTCTTATTGGGTAAACTGTTATGCTCTTTACGTAGAAGGAAAACAAAGCGACGGGTTTGACTGTTTGAGTTGAGCGAGACGTGTGAGAGTAGCAAATAATAAACATACAAATACTATAAATCAACAATGGCCCCACATTACGCTCTTCGTGGTGATAAACATTCATACCTTACTCTTTATCAGACGTAATGTTATTATATGTATCTGAAGTTGTGAACCAGCGCATTGACAAATAAACGGGATTTACTAATCATGCTCTGGTGTAAAAGGAAGTAATTAATATCCATTTTGTTCATCAGattattatgtatataatatatagagaaaGAAAGAATTTTCAATATAACCATGATCAAGGATTACATGATTGAAAATCATTCACCTATACTAACCCTGATCGATGAAACCTCTAGTGTTAGTGTTTTGACTTAAGCGC is a genomic window containing:
- the LOC108834996 gene encoding NAC domain-containing protein 105 isoform X2: MMGPVDQESSIPPGFRFHPTDEELVGYYLKKKVASQSIDLDVIREIDLYKIEPWDLQERCRIGYEEQKEWYFFSHKDKKYPTGTRTNRATMAGFWKATGRDKAVYLNSKLIGMRKTLVFYRGRAPNGQKSDWIIHEYYSLESHQNAPPQEEGWVVCRAFKKRTTTVPTKKRQLWDPNCFLYDDATLLEPLDKNVLIKRAKHNTDGLAVTPFKQELPFEANQIIDDGLFGSMYLKSMGDDELSQLPQLESPSLASDKLPETISRVGEDEVGAEKRMTDWRALDKFVASQFLMSGEE
- the LOC108834996 gene encoding NAC domain-containing protein 105 isoform X1 encodes the protein MMGPVDQESSIPPGFRFHPTDEELVGYYLKKKVASQSIDLDVIREIDLYKIEPWDLQERCRIGYEEQKEWYFFSHKDKKYPTGTRTNRATMAGFWKATGRDKAVYLNSKLIGMRKTLVFYRGRAPNGQKSDWIIHEYYSLESHQNAPPQQEEGWVVCRAFKKRTTTVPTKKRQLWDPNCFLYDDATLLEPLDKNVLIKRAKHNTDGLAVTPFKQELPFEANQIIDDGLFGSMYLKSMGDDELSQLPQLESPSLASDKLPETISRVGEDEVGAEKRMTDWRALDKFVASQFLMSGEE